A stretch of the Nicotiana tabacum cultivar K326 chromosome 6, ASM71507v2, whole genome shotgun sequence genome encodes the following:
- the LOC107761682 gene encoding SKP1-like protein 1A yields the protein MSSSKMIVLKSSDGETFEVEEAVALESQTIKHMIEDDCADTSIPLPNVTSKILAKVIEYCKRHVDATKTEDKASEDELKGFDSDFVKVDQATLFDLILAANYLNIKSLLDLTCQTVADMIKGKTPEEIRKTFNIKNDFTPEEEEEVRRENAWAFE from the exons ATGTCCTCCTCAAAGATGATCGTATTGAAGAGCTCGGACGGCGAGACTTTCGAGGTGGAGGAAGCGGTGGCTTTGGAATCTCAGACGATAAAGCATATGATTGAAGATGATTGCGCCGACACCAGCATCCCCCTTCCTAATGTGACCAGCAAAATCTTGGCTAAGGTTATCGAGTACTGCAAGCGCCATGTTGATGCTACCAAAACTGAGGATAAGGCTTCTGAGGATGAGCTTAAGGGCTTTGATTCTGATTTCGTTAAAGTTGACCAGGCCACCCTATTCGATCTCATCTTG GCTGCCAACTACTTGAACATCAAGAGCCTGCTTGATCTCACATGTCAAACTGTGGCTGACATGATTAAAGGGAAGACACCAGAGGAGATCCGGAAGACCTTTAACATCAAGAATGACTTCACTCCAGAGGAAGAAGAGGAGGTTAGGAGGGAGAATGCTTGGGCATTTGAGTGA